The window CGAGATCGGCCGGCTGACGTTCGAGCCGGGCTGGCGCTGGTCGACCGACGTCAAGCCGATCGCCGGCACCGACCTGTGCGAGGCGCCGCACATGCAGTACCACGTGAGCGGCCGGGTGCACGTCCGGATGGCCGACGGCACCGAGTTCGAGGCCGGCCCGGGCGACGTCACCTCCCTGCCCCAGGGGCACGACGCCTGGGTGGTCGGGGACGAGCCCGCCGTCGTCGTCGATTGGTACGGCGCCAGCAACTACGCCCGCTGAGGGCCTTCATCCCCGCCGGGCGCCGGACGGGCACCAGGCCGCATCGAGAGGCACGGACATGGCTCGCACGATGATCGACTGCCGGCAGATGCCGAGCGACCTCAACTGCACTCTCACCATCGCCGGTGAGGCGGACGACGTCCTCGACGCCGCCACGCTCCACGCGGCGGACAAGCACGGCCACCGGAACACGCCCGAACTGCGCGAGCAGCTCCGGGGATCCCTGGTGGACGCCGAACCGGCCCTGACCTGAGCGGGTGCTGCGGTCCCGATCCTCCGGGATCGGGGCCGCGTCGCGTTCGGCCGGGCATGTCAGACCCGCCGACAACCCGGGCGCCATGGTGCACGATCTCCGTTGTGACCAGCAGTCCCGCCGAGACGCAGCACCTGCGCGACCTCGCGCGGCTGCGCCGGGTGCGGGACCGCATCGACCGGGAGTACGCCCAGCCGCTGGACGTCGAGGCGCTCGCCCGCGGCGCGCACATGTCGGCCGGGCACCTCAGCCGCGAGTTCCGGCAGGCGTACGGCGAGTCGCCGTACGCCTATCTGATGACGCGACGGATCGAG is drawn from Actinomycetes bacterium and contains these coding sequences:
- a CDS encoding cupin domain-containing protein, which encodes MPTQNTEHRSYAEPDEVREFPHGKAEILKVGGAEIGRLTFEPGWRWSTDVKPIAGTDLCEAPHMQYHVSGRVHVRMADGTEFEAGPGDVTSLPQGHDAWVVGDEPAVVVDWYGASNYAR
- a CDS encoding DUF1059 domain-containing protein, translated to MARTMIDCRQMPSDLNCTLTIAGEADDVLDAATLHAADKHGHRNTPELREQLRGSLVDAEPALT
- a CDS encoding AraC family transcriptional regulator, coding for MTSSPAETQHLRDLARLRRVRDRIDREYAQPLDVEALARGAHMSAGHLSREFRQAYGESPYAYLMTRRIE